Below is a genomic region from Helicobacter pylori.
CAAAACGCATTCAAAGACCCATTAACACAACAATAAGAATCGTTTCTAAAAAATACAGGATTTTAGCCTTTTTGATATACGCTTCCATCCTTTCTTTTTTAGTGATGGCGAATTTCACGCTTTTATGGCGTTTGATTTCTGCTATAAGCATCAACAACAGCCCTAAAAGCATAATAACAGCGCTAAAAGAAAATTCAAATTGTTGCATCGCCCAAATAAAAATCCCGCTCAAAAGAGCGATGCTTAAAAGAATGTAAATCGCTGGCATGACAAGATAGATTTTTTTGTTCAATTGGATGAAATTCTTTTCTTTAAAAAGGGTGTAAAGATTGATCATAAAGGCTAGGGCAAGCAAAGCGGCAAAAAAGGCATGGATAAGCAAGGATTGAGCCATCACAGAAGAATCTTGTGTATTTAATGCTTGCAAACTCATCTCTAACATTAACTTCTTTCTAACGATTTATTTTTTATTAATCGTTTTATTTTAGCATGTGCTGATGAATTTGATCAATGAAAAGCTCAATAATTTAGAAAATCACGCCGCAAAATCCCCCAAAGAAGCAGTCGTTCTTTTGAATATGGGAGGGCCTAACAGCCTTTATGAAGTGGGGGTGTTTTTAAAAAACATGTTTGATGACCCCTTTATCCTTACCATTAAAAATAATTTCATGCGTAAAATGGTGGGTAAAATGATTGTCAATAGCCGCATAGAAAAATCCAAAAAAATCTATGAAAAATTAGGAGGCAAATCCCCTTTAACGCCTATCACATTCGCCCTTACAGAGCGTTTGAACGAATTGGATCCTTCTCGCTTTTACACTTATGCGATGCGTTATACCCCCCCTTATGCGTCTATGGTCTTGCAAGATCTAGCCTTAAAAGAGGTAGAAAGCTTGGTGTTTTTTTCCATGTATCCGCAATACTCTAGCACCACCACCCTTTCTAGTTTTAATGACGCTTTTAACGCTCTCAAATCTTTAGAAACTTTCCGCCCTAAGGTGCGAGTGATAGAGCGCTTTTATGCTGACAAAAAGCTTAATGAAATCATTTTAAACACGATTTTAAGCGC
It encodes:
- the hemH gene encoding ferrochelatase encodes the protein MNLINEKLNNLENHAAKSPKEAVVLLNMGGPNSLYEVGVFLKNMFDDPFILTIKNNFMRKMVGKMIVNSRIEKSKKIYEKLGGKSPLTPITFALTERLNELDPSRFYTYAMRYTPPYASMVLQDLALKEVESLVFFSMYPQYSSTTTLSSFNDAFNALKSLETFRPKVRVIERFYADKKLNEIILNTILSALNNRKSQDFVLIFSVHGLPKSVIDAGDTYQQECEHHVSLLKELMQQKNIPFKEVLLSYQSKLGPMKWLEPSTEELIEKHRKSHIIIYPLAFTIDNSETIYELDMQYRLMAERLAVKEYLVCPCLNDSIEFAKFIIELVKNLKSE